From Mustela erminea isolate mMusErm1 chromosome 1, mMusErm1.Pri, whole genome shotgun sequence, a single genomic window includes:
- the TMEM158 gene encoding transmembrane protein 158, with protein MLLPLAALLAAACPLPPARGGAADAPGLGGAPPNASVNASSAGEPAAPRLLASAAPGPPERPGPEEAAAAAPCNISVQRQMLSSLLVRWGRPRGFQCDLLLFSTNAHGRAFFAAAFHRVGPPLLIEHLGLAAGGAQQDLRLCVGCGWVRGRRPGRLRPAAAAAAAAASGAPTALPAYPAAEPPGPLWLQGEPLHFCCLDFSLEELQGEPGWRLNRKPIESTLVACFMTLVIVVWSVAALIWPVPIIAGFLPNGMEQRRTTASAAAAAAPAAVPAGTTAAAAAAAAAAAAAAAAVTSGAAAK; from the coding sequence ATGCTGCTCCCGCTCGCCGCGCTGCTGGCCGCCGCCTGCCCGCTGCCGCCCGCCCGCGGCGGGGCCGCGGACGCGCCGGGCCTCGGCGGGGCGCCCCCCAACGCCTCCGTGAACGCGTCGTCCGCGGGCGAGCCCGCCGCCCCGCGGCTGCTGGCCTCGGCGGCTCCCGGGCCCCCCGAGCGCCCCGGCccggaggaggcggcggcggcggcgccgtGCAACATCAGCGTGCAGCGGCAGATGCTGAGCTCGCTGCTCGTGCGCTGGGGCCGCCCGCGGGGCTTCCAGTGCGACCTGCTGCTCTTCTCCACCAACGCGCACGGCCGCGCCTTCTTCGCCGCCGCCTTCCACCGCGTCGGGCCGCCGCTGCTCATCGAGCACCTGGGGCTGGCGGCCGGCGGCGCGCAGCAGGACCTGCGCCTCTGCGTGGGCTGCGGCTGGGTGCGCGGCCGCCGCCCGGGCCGCCTtcggcccgccgccgccgccgccgccgccgccgcctccgggGCGCCCACCGCGCTGCCCGCCTACCCCGCGGCCGAGCCCCCCGGGCCGCTGTGGCTGCAGGGCGAGCCGCTGCACTTCTGCTGCCTGGACTTCAGCCTGGAGGAGCTGCAGGGTGAGCCGGGCTGGCGGCTGAACCGCAAGCCCATCGAGTCCACGCTGGTCGCCTGCTTCATGACCCTGGTCATCGTCGTGTGGAGCGTGGCCGCCCTCATCTGGCCGGTGCCCATCATCGCCGGCTTCCTGCCCAACGGCATGGAGCAGCGTCGGACCACCgccagcgccgccgccgccgccgcccccgccgccgtgCCCGCGGGGaccaccgccgccgccgctgcagccgctgccgccgccgccgccgccgccgcggccgtcACCTCGGGGGCGGCGGCCAAGTGA